Sequence from the [Bacteroides] pectinophilus genome:
ACCTTATAATGGTATTGATGATTGTAGTCTTGCCTGTACCGGGTCCGCCCGTTATAATCATCAGTCCGTTGCGTATCGCCCCTATAACAGCCTCTCTTTGCATATCGTCAAGAGTAATTCCTTCACTTTTTTCGATAGACTCAAGCGCCTGTTTTACGGCAGCATCATCAATTCCATATTCAATATCAAGCTGTACAAGCTTTGCTGCCGCTTTCAGCTCCATATAGTAATATGAAGACGCATATATATTATTATTTTTGATTACGACCTTCTTCTCAAGTGCGAGGTCAGTAACATAATGGGAAATATCATCGATATCAACAAGAAGAAGCGCCTTGGCTGCTTCCACAAGGTCTTCCATTGGTAGAAATGTATGCCCTGCCGCAGTTGCATTAAGAAGCACATAAAGTATTCCGCTTCTTATTCTGTAGTCCGAATCCGATCTGATTCCCACGCGCTGTGCAATATCGTCAGCCATCTTAAATCCTATTCCGCCGATATCATCTGCCAGTCTGTATGGGTTCTCCTGAATAATCGCATATATTCCTTCGCCATACTTTTCGTATATCTTAGAAGACATATTCATCGATATTCCGTACTTCTGCAGGAACATCATCGCATTCCGCATATCCTTGCGTCCTATAAGCTGGTCAGCTATATCCATAGCCTTTTTCATGCTTATTCCCTTAATCTCCGCAAGTCTCTCCGGTTCTTCCTCAATAATTCTGAATGTATCTGCGCCAAAATAATTAACGATATTCTGTGCCGTCTTCTCGCCTATTCCTCTGATTGCGCCAGAGCCAAGATACTTCAGGACCGCCTTTTCGTCTTCAGGGGTCTTGAGAGCATATGAAGTTATTTTGAATTGTTTCCAGTACACCGGGTGCTTGACATAACTCCCCTGTGCCACTATATATTCGCCTTCATTCAGATAACTGAAGGTGCCTATGCAGGTCACCTCCCGGTCCTTAAACATTGTGTTAAACACCGTATATCCGTTATCCTCATTGCGGTATATTATATGTTCCACAAATCCTTCTATCTCATGTACAGAATCCCCGAACACTTCAGAAGCCTGTGAATCATCAATTATATTGCCATATTCATCCATAAAAATTATATCTGCTCCGGAAGTTCTGACGAACCATATGTGCGCTTCATCTGCTCATAGAGCGTCTGTGCTATTCCAAGCCCTTTTCCGCCATCAGACTCCGAAGCATACTCTGCATATTTGCTCATCATCTCTTCCTTGTAATAATCTGTCATAGAACTCATAGATGAGCTTTCATCCTCATCTTCATCCTTCGGTATCATCTTCTCCATAGACTTGAACATCTGCTCGATGAAATAGCTTTCAAAGTCCTTACACACCTGCATGAGCTCGTCATCGGACGCATTAGACAAATCACCGCTGCCAAGTGTCTTCTCAAGTTCGGATGTTGAAGATGATGTGTCAGATACAGAATCCATATAATACGAACCGATTCCGCTAGTAATCAGATCACTCATTCCACTCTCCATTCCCGACGTTCTCCAGAACATCCCTCAGGACATTCCCGGCTGCCCGTCAATCCCCCGGATTACATCCGGCTTAATTATGATCTGTATAACTGGTTAGCCTGCTGAAGCATCTCATCCGAGGCATTAATAGCCTTGGAATTGAGCTCGTAAGCTCTCTGTGCAGTTATAAGATTAACCATCTCAGTTGCAACATTAACATTAGAGCCTTCCAGATATCCCTGCTTAAGCTGGCTCTTCTTTGTAACCTGGTCAACCGACTCGTTAAGTGCATCACCTGATGCATCAGTTGCTGCAAGAAGTCCTCCTGAGGTCTTATCAAGTCCTGACGGATTAGTGAACTGATAGAGGCCGAACTGTATTCCTATCGCTGCAGGATTGCCCGTATCGTCCGGATACATAAACTGTCCGTCAGCATCAACAGTAATCTTATTAGCTTCCATATTGTTAAATGTAATAGGTGCTCCTTCTGAATTCAGTACCGCATTGCCATCTGATGTACAAAGCATCATGCTTCCGTCCTGAAGCGGTGATATGAAGAAATTACCGTTACGTGTATAGTATGTATTACCGTCATCACCCATAACGCCGAAGAAACCATCACCATTAATTGCAAATGAAAATGTATTATCACTGTCAAGGAACTGTCCCTGAGTATAATGTGATGTTATAGAAGAGTTCCTCGTGCCAAGTCCCACCTGTGCATTAACCGGCTTATTCTCGCCGTTGGCAGTTGTTGTCTTAGTCTGAAGATTCTGATAAAGCAGAG
This genomic interval carries:
- a CDS encoding rod-binding protein, producing MSDLITSGIGSYYMDSVSDTSSSTSELEKTLGSGDLSNASDDELMQVCKDFESYFIEQMFKSMEKMIPKDEDEDESSSMSSMTDYYKEEMMSKYAEYASESDGGKGLGIAQTLYEQMKRTYGSSELPEQI
- a CDS encoding flagellar hook-basal body protein encodes the protein MMRSLWTAASGMTAQQTNVDTIANNLANVNTTGYKTESAEFKTLLYQNLQTKTTTANGENKPVNAQVGLGTRNSSITSHYTQGQFLDSDNTFSFAINGDGFFGVMGDDGNTYYTRNGNFFISPLQDGSMMLCTSDGNAVLNSEGAPITFNNMEANKITVDADGQFMYPDDTGNPAAIGIQFGLYQFTNPSGLDKTSGGLLAATDASGDALNESVDQVTKKSQLKQGYLEGSNVNVATEMVNLITAQRAYELNSKAINASDEMLQQANQLYRS